One genomic segment of Drosophila willistoni isolate 14030-0811.24 chromosome 2R unlocalized genomic scaffold, UCI_dwil_1.1 Seg200, whole genome shotgun sequence includes these proteins:
- the LOC6643728 gene encoding probable splicing factor, arginine/serine-rich 7, with the protein MAGGNTPRVIQVTNIAPQATKDQMQTLFGNIGKIEEIRLYPTIRDVSCPVQSRICYVKYTDTTSVPIAQHLTNTVFIDRALIVIPVLAIPEEYRALEMLKNGTIVPGLQKPDSKLPPEVINRIEGQLPQQVIKTYDPKLIEFNLPEYPALPSFYDARKIEEIRRTIIVCDVKNEWRLDDLMDCFQRAGEVKYARWAEKDNKTYGMIEFCEQTSIIHALRMQGQEFKGGYLNVYHSTYSITKPEAKSNEAAQAEIEEAMTIVKEAQSMISAAIDPVIGMLAKDKRRRSRSRSRSRDRRTSRSRSHRSSSRRRSSRRRSGSRERRSVSRTRRSRSRGGKHSSRSRSKRSRSRHRRSSSRSRRSRSRGGGSGGGGGGSSGKPSRSSRSRGKRSRSRHRSHSRRSRSHGTGKRSRSRETSSRSKKSHRDKRSSRSPRSRSKRSSPSPQPVTSSSSSKSRKDVISKSTSSSSSSSRRRDRDRDRDRDRERDRSRSPDSRKLKSISEDLEVKSSRSSADSKSRKSISVEKSDNMDISNSP; encoded by the coding sequence ATGGCTGGCGGTAATACACCGCGTGTGATCCAGGTGACCAATATTGCGCCGCAGGCCACCAAGGATCAGATGCAAACTCTATTTGGGAACATTGGCAAAATCGAAGAGATACGCTTATACCCGACCATAAGAGATGTCTCTTGTCCGGTGCAGTCGCGGATTTGTTATGTGAAGTACACGGATACGACAAGTGTGCCGATTGCCCAACATTTGACCAATACGGTTTTCATTGATCGAGCACTGATTGTTATCCCAGTGCTGGCCATACCCGAGGAGTATCGGGCACTGGAAATGCTGAAAAATGGCACCATAGTACCTGGTCTCCAGAAGCCAGATTCCAAATTACCTCCCGAGGTTATTAATCGCATTGAGGGACAATTACCGCAGCAGGTAATCAAGACATATGATCCCAAATTGATTGAATTCAATTTGCCGGAATATCCAGCATTGCCCTCATTCTACGATGCGAGGAAAATTGAAGAGATCCGTCGTACCATCATTGTGTGCGATGTGAAGAACGAATGGCGGCTGGATGATCTAATGGATTGCTTTCAGCGGGCAGGAGAAGTGAAATATGCACGTTGGGCGGAGAAGGATAACAAGACATATGGGATGATTGAGTTTTGTGAACAAACCAGCATTATACATGCCCTGCGTATGCAGGGACAGGAATTCAAAGGCGGCTATTTGAATGTGTATCATTCAACGTACTCCATAACCAAGCCGGAGGCGAAATCCAATGAAGCAGCACAGGCTGAAATCGAAGAGGCCATGACCATAGTAAAGGAGGCCCAGAGCATGATATCGGCAGCTATTGATCCAGTCATTGGCATGTTGGCCAAGGATAAGCGCAGGCGATCACGTTCACGGTCCCGATCTCGTGATCGTCGAACTAGCCGCTCCCGATCGCATCGCTCGAGTTCACGACGACGTTCCAGCCGCCGACGCTCGGGCTCCCGCGAACGGCGTAGTGTCTCACGCACGCGTCGCTCCCGTTCGCGCGGTGGTAAGCATTCATCTAGATCACGGAGTAAGCGCTCCAGATCCCGACATCGTCGCAGCTCATCACGTTCTCGTCGCTCACGTTCACGcggcggtggcagcggcggcggagGTGGTGGCAGTAGTGGCAAACCATCACGTTCCTCCCGTTCCCGGGGTAAACGTTCACGTTCCCGTCACCGTTCGCATTCACGACGCTCACGCTCCCATGGCACCGGGAAGCGATCACGCTCGCGTGAGACTAGTTCTCGTTCTAAGAAATCGCATCGCGATAAGCGTTCCTCACGGTCACCCAGATCTAGAAGCAAACGTAGTTCACCATCACCTCAGCCGGTAACCTCAAGCAGTAGCAGCAAATCCCGCAAAGATGTTATATCCAAATCCACATCAtcctcgtcatcatcatcgagaCGTCGTGATCGTGACCGTGATCGCGATCGTGACCGTGAACGCGATCGTTCGCGTTCTCCGGACTCAAGGAAACTAAAATCCATCTCCGAGGATTTGGAAGTGAAGAGTTCACGCTCTAGCGCCGACTCCAAGTCAAGGAAATCTATCAGCGTTGAGAAATCGGACAATATGGATATATCTAATTCTCCAtag
- the LOC6643727 gene encoding SWI/SNF-related matrix-associated actin-dependent regulator of chromatin subfamily A containing DEAD/H box 1 homolog, whose protein sequence is MSDSQTSESKPSASSSLSDLRQFRINKNASSPASQSKTERLPGRKRIQVMADSDSDGADSQTPKKTKIELSVKEKEERYMAAAKISPNYDTMAIQESLSRTNWDVAASIRYLREHCRPKHQNGPIDRPKMKPSSNGTKSSTNNYSDADNSGDEDVKQSKDQVYDSDDSDTEMSTKMTGQRKKVFQFMNSASIIELQSVKTLSEKKAAVIMELRPFNDWSELRSKLESNKMSGDLLNYAQELINKQNTVAEILNKCNNMVNRLETAIANGAGIVEQPKILSSGLQLADYQIIGLNWLTVMHKQEMNGILADEMGLGKTIQIIAFLAYLKENCLSKAAHLVVVPSSTLDNWEAEIERWCPNLVVMKYHGSQDERRRMRAKFAKDGFTGFDVLLTTYHIVGSTPEERKMFRVCKLHYVIFDEAHMLKNMTTQRYANLITINAGKRILLTGTPLQNNLLELISLLCFVMPKFFAKSIEDIKTLFVKKGKSDGDQEEVSQFQETQIQRAKRIMKPFVLRRLKKDVLKNLPKKTSYVEKVPMSSQQKQYYHELIDYYSNNKGVVCGSSDRAGIAIMMEMRRIANHPLLMRHYFTDEQLRVFSKRLASSSSYKKTNEQYIFEELAVMSDFQVYQLCNKYQLYDVKIPDHLIVDSGKFSYLDKILPKLREEGHRVLLFSQFTMMLDIVEEYLRIRKHGFCRLDGGTAVKERQDLITDFNVDDNIFVFLLSTKAGGVGINLTAADTCIIHDIDFNPYNDKQAEDRCHRMGQMRPVSIYRLISESTIEEGILMAAEEKLKLEKDITSTAGDKGDVHEQRCVVKLLTLALGLDKDQEEQLNNSLNNSLATPTK, encoded by the exons ATGTCGGACAGCCAAACGTCGGAGTCCAAGCCATCAGCGTCATCAAGTTTAAGTGATTTGCGGCAATTTCGCATTAACAAAAATGCATCGTCCCCAGCTTCGCAAAGTAAAACTG AGCGTCTGCCAGGCAGGAAGCGTATCCAGGTGATGGCGGACAGCGATAGCGACGGTGCTGATAGCCAGACTccgaaaaaaaccaaaatagaGCTCTCGGTTAAGGAAAAGGAGGAGCGCTACATGGCAGCTGCTAAAATCTCGCCAAATTATGATACAATG GCCATTCAAGAGTCACTATCTCGAACAAATTGGGATGTGGCTGCCTCCATACGATATCTGAGGGAACATTGCAGGCCGAAGCATCAAAATGGTCCCATTGATAGACCCAAAATGAAGCCCAGTTCAAATGGAACCAAATCCAGTACAAACAATTACTCCGATGCTGATAATTCTGGTGATGAAGATGTTAAACAATCCAAGGATCAAGTGTATGACAGTGATGACAGTGACACTGAGATGTCCACCAAGATGACAGGCCAACGTAAAAAAGTATTCCAATTTATGAACTCAGCCAGCATAATAGAATTGCAATCGGTGAAAACGTTGTCCGAGAAGAAAGCAGCTGTCATTATGGAATTGCGTCCATTCAACGATTGGTCCGAATTACGCAGCAAGCTGGAGAGTAACAAAATGTCTGGGGATTTGCTTAATTATGCCCAGGAGTTGATTAACAAGCAAAATACAGTCGCTGAAATCTTAAATAAATGCAACAATATGGTTAATCGTCTCGAAACGGCAATAGCGAATGGCGCTGGCATAGTCGAACAGCCAAAAATTCTTTCAAGCGG CTTACAGTTGGCTGACTATCAAATAATTGGCCTAAATTGGCTTACAGTGATGCATAAACAGGAAATGAATGGCATTCTGGCCGACGAAATGGGTCTGGGCAAGACTATACAGATCATAGCATTTCTGGCTTATCTTAAAGAGAATTGCCTAAGCAAGGCGGCGCATTTGGTTGTTGTACCTTCATCCACATTGGACAATTGGGAGGCCGAAATTGAACGTTGGTGTCCCAATTTGGTTGTTATGAAATATCATGGCTCTCAGGATGAAAGGCGTCGAATGCGTGCGAAATTTGCTAAGGATGGTTTCACAGGTTTTGATGTTCTATTAACAAC TTACCACATAGTTGGCTCTACACCAGAGGAACGAAAAATGTTTCGTGTTTGTAAGCTGCACTATGTCATTTTTGATGAGGCTCACATGTTAAAGAATATGACAACACAGCGTTATGccaatttaattacaattaatGCTGGAAAACGTATTTTATTAACTGGTACACCATTACAAAAcaatcttttggaattaaTCTCTTTGCTCTGCTTTGTAATGCCCAAGTTTTTTGCCAAAAGCATTGAAGATATCAAAACATTGTTTGTCAAA AAAGGTAAAAGTGATGGCGATCAGGAGGAAGTATCGCAATTCCAAGAGACACAAATACAGAGGGCTAAACGTATAATGAAACCATTTGTATTGAGGCGTCTTAAAAAAGATGTTCTTAAAAACCTGCCTAAGAAGACTAGCTATGTG GAAAAAGTTCCAATGAGTAGCCAACAGAAGCAATACTATCATGAACTCATTGACTATTATTCCAATAACAAAGGTGTTGTATGTGGTAGCAGTGATCGAGCTGGCATTGCCATAATGATGGAAATGCGTCGAATTGCCAATCATCCATTGCTGATGCGTCACTATTTTACCGATGAACAATTGCGTGTGTTTTCCAAACGTCTGGCGAGTAGCAGTTCCTATAAGAAAACCAATGAGCAATACATATTTGAAGAGTTGGCTGTTATGTCAGATTTTCAAGTATATCAGCTGTGCAACAAATAT CAATTGTATGATGTAAAAATTCCCGATCATTTAATCGTTGACTCTGGCAAATTTAGTTATCTTGATAAGATTTTACCCAAACTTCGTGAGGAGGGACATCGTGTATTGCTTTTTAGCCAATTTACCATGATGCTGGACATTGTGGAGGAATATCTGAGAATACGAAAGCATGGATTTTGTCGTTTGGATGGCGGTACGGCTGTCAAAGAGCGACAAGATCTAATTACCGATTTCAATGTGGATgataatatatttgtttttctacTGTCAACCAAGGCTGGTGGTGTGGGGATTAATTTAACCGCAGCCGATACTTGCATAATACATGATATTGACTTTAATCCATATAATGATAAACAGGCCGAGGATCGATGTCATCGCATGGGTCAAATGCGACCAGTTAGTATTTATCGTTTAATATCGGAAAGTACCATTGAGGAGGGTATACTAATGGCTGCCGAAGAGAAGCTAAAACTAGAAAAGGATATCACATCGACAGCTGGTGACAAGGGTGATGTCCATGAACAGCGCTGTGTGGTAAAATTGTTGACCTTGGCTTTGGGTCTCGATAAGGATCAAGAGGAACAACTAAATAATTCACTTAATAATTCCCTGGCAACGCCCACCAAGTAA
- the LOC6643730 gene encoding translocon-associated protein subunit gamma, protein MGSGKQQKVQSSGFTKEEELLLQDFSRNVSTKSSALFYGNAFIVSAVPIWLFWRIHNMDLWPSSILFVLVTAASTYLMATAYKNIKFQLKHKIASRREEAVTREVNRQLGDDKKVTRKEKDERILWKKNEVADYEATTYSIFYNNALFLAIIIFISFFLLKNISPFVNYIFSIGLASGALALFSTSAQTN, encoded by the exons ATGGGTTccggcaaacaacaaaaagtgcAATCTTCTGGTTTCACCAAGGAGGAAGAGCTACTGCTGCAGGATTTTAGCCGCAATGTGAGCACCAAATCCTCTGCCCTTTTCTATGGCAATGCCTTTATCGTCTCCGCTGTGCCCATTT GGCTCTTCTGGCGTATTCATAACATGGACCTGTGGCCCAGCTCCATTCTGTTTGTGTTGGTCACCGCAGCAAGCACTTATTTGATGGCTACTGcctacaaaaatattaaattccaGTTGAAACACAAAATTGCCAGCCGTCGCGAGGAGGCTGTGACCCGTGAGGTTAACCGTCAATTGGGTGATGACAAGAAGGTGACCCGCAAGGAAAAGGATGAACGCATCTTGTGGAAAAAGAACGAAGTGGCTGACTATGAAGCCACCACGTATTCGATTTTCTATAACAATGCCCTCTTCCTGGCTATCATCATTTTCATTAGCTTCTTTTTGCTAAAGAATATTTCACCATTTGTCAACTACATTTTCTCCATTGGTCTGGCCAGTGGTGCCTTGGCGTTATTCTCCACAAGCGCTCAAACGAACTGA
- the LOC6643729 gene encoding 3-ketoacyl-CoA thiolase, mitochondrial, translated as MSAVTKGIYIVAAKRTAFGTFGGSLKGINQTQLQTVAAKAALESAGLKGEQVDTVIVGNVIASSSTDGIYVPRHVGLNCGVPIEKPALGINRLCGSGFQSIVNGAQDILVGGAKVALTGGVENMSQSPFIVRNTRFGTTLGANYNLEDALWAGLTDTHCKLPMALTAENLADQYKISRERVDEFSLLSQKNWEKGHKEGAFNAEITPIKLKVKGKEVDFVIDEHPRPKTTIEGLNKLPSLFKKNGVVTAGTASGICDGAAAVVVASEKAIKEYNLKPLARLVAFSFVGVKPEIMGIGPVPAIQNVLKVSGKKLEDIDLIEINEAFAAQTLACADALKLDPSKLNVNGGAIALGHPLGASGSRITGHLVHELQRKKLKYGIGSACIGGGQGIALLLEAV; from the exons atgtctgCTGTAACAAAAG GTATTTACATTGTGGCTGCTAAACGTACGGCTTTTGGTACATTCGGCGGCTCCTTGAAGGGCATCAATCAGACCCAATTGCAGACAGTGGCAGCCAAGGCAGCTCTAGAGTCAGCTGGACTCAAGGGCGAGCAAGTGGACACGGTTATTGTTGGTAATGTGATTGCG TCCTCCTCCACAGATGGCATCTATGTGCCCCGTCATGTGGGCCTCAATTGCGGTGTGCCCATTGAGAAACCAGCTTTGGGTATCAATCGTCTATGTGGTTCTGGATTCCAATCGATTGTGAATGGTGCCCAGGATATATTGGTTGGCGGAGCCAAGGTGGCTCTTACCGGCGGTGTGGAGAATATGTCACAGAGTCCGTTTATTGTGCGTAATACGAGATTCGGAACAACTCTTGGCGCCAATTACAATTTGGAAGATGCTTTGTGGGCTGGTCTCACTGACACCCATTGCAAGCTACCCATGGCTTTGACAGCTGAGAATCTTGCCGATCAGTATAAGATTAGCAGAGAGCGTGTGGATGAGTTCTCATTGTTGTCGCAAAAGAACTGGGAAAAGGGACACAAGGAAGGTGCCTTCAATGCTGAGATTACACCCATCAAGCTAAAGGTTAAGGGCAAGGAAGTTGATTTTGTTATCGATGAACATCCACGTCCCAAGACCACCATTGAGGGATTGAACAAATTGCCATCGTTGTTCAAGAAGAATGGCGTTGTGACAGCTGGCACAGCTTCTGGCATCTGTGATGGAGCTGCAGCTGTTGTGGTTGCCTCCGAGAAGGCCATTAAGGAATACAATCTGAAGCCTTTGGCTCGTCTTGTGGCCTTCTCCTTTGTGGGTGTTAAGCCAGAGATCATGGGCATTGGTCCAGTTCCAGCCATCCAGAATGTCCTTAAGGTTTCGGGCAAGAAACTCGAAGACATTGATCTGATTGAG ATCAATGAGGCCTTTGCTGCCCAAACCTTGGCCTGTGCGGATGCTTTGAAATTGGATCCATCCAAATTGAATGTTAATGGCGGTGCCATTGCCTTGGGACATCCTCTGGGTGCCAGTGGTTCACGTATAACTGGTCATTTGGTTCATGAATTGCA AcgcaaaaaattgaaatatggCATTGGTTCCGCTTGCATTGGTGGTGGTCAGGGCATTGCCTTGCTCCTGGAAGCTGTCTAA